One genomic segment of Oenanthe melanoleuca isolate GR-GAL-2019-014 chromosome 5, OMel1.0, whole genome shotgun sequence includes these proteins:
- the ERG28 gene encoding ergosterol biosynthetic protein 28 homolog has translation MRLAEGGHTSRGARMERRAAANRSAGRWRGRGSGAAAGAPRVTSGDSSWAWRARFEPAGRMSRFLNVLRSWLVMVSVIAAGNTLQSFRDHGFLSEKLYTASPGLVNGLQARTFGVWTLLSSVIRCLCAIDIRNRTLYHITLFTFFLALAHFLSEVFIYHTAALTIGVMAPLMVASFSILGMLIGLQYLEVEALSQNKKKN, from the exons ATGCGATTGGCGGAAGGCGGTCATACGTCACGTGGCGCGCGCATGGAGCGGCGAGCGGCCGCCAATCGGAGCGCTGGGCGGTGGCGCGGGCGGGGCTCCGGTGCTGCCGCGGGAGCGCCTCGGGTAACGAGCGGGGACTCGTCCTGGGCCTGGCGGGCGCGGTTCGAGCCGGCCGGGAGGATGAGCCGGTTCCTGAACGTGCTGCGCAGCTGGCTGGTGATGGTGTCGGTCATCGCCGCCGGGAATACTCTGCAGAGCTTCCGCGATCACGGCTTCCTCTCAGAGAAGCTGTATACCGCCAGCCCCGGCCTCG TGAACGGGCTCCAGGCTCGCACCTTCGGCGTCTGGACGCTGCTGTCATCAGTGATCCGCTGCCTCTGCGCAATCGACATCCGTAACAGGAC CCTCTATCACATCACgctctttaccttctttttgGCCCTCGCTCACTTCCTTTCTGAGGTCTTCATATACCACACTGCAGCCTTGACAATTGGAGTTATGGCACCCCTCATGGTAGCAA GTTTCTCCATTTTGGGGATGTTGATTGGGCTGCAGTACCTGGAGGTAGAAGCACTTTcacaaaacaagaagaaaaactga